One part of the Chryseobacterium sp. 7 genome encodes these proteins:
- a CDS encoding MFS transporter translates to MLLPASFCKGFWFYKLWFAIIGACFAIGKICVFGIIRNNISDEKSLAKTMNNVEASFMIGIFVVNTGFGWVISSQYSEFWKFGFLLIALLSVFTIFLLSKMEIVESKPIENKSILSELSGFTTPAVALFLGVVFFIVFVEQGFNSWLPSFYKNHLKVNSFFALQATSFLSIFSYAGRTATANIIKRFPLPRYYITCMTLIIALLVIIVGIQYFDSKDSRLLLFLFPVIGLFLSPLYPVINSRMIAQVDKDKINLFTSLIVIFSSLGSSVSSIIMAILFEKQLLNYYPLYILSSVILLFVISLIYFTVTNRK, encoded by the coding sequence ATGCTCCTGCCTGCTTCCTTTTGTAAAGGTTTTTGGTTTTATAAACTGTGGTTTGCTATTATAGGAGCTTGTTTTGCCATTGGTAAAATCTGTGTTTTTGGAATCATCAGGAATAATATTTCGGATGAGAAATCTCTGGCAAAGACAATGAATAATGTGGAAGCTTCTTTTATGATTGGAATTTTCGTAGTAAACACTGGTTTCGGATGGGTAATTTCCAGCCAGTACTCGGAATTCTGGAAATTTGGCTTTTTATTGATTGCTTTATTATCTGTATTTACCATTTTTCTGCTTTCGAAAATGGAAATTGTGGAGTCTAAGCCTATAGAAAACAAGAGTATCCTCTCTGAGTTATCCGGATTTACAACACCCGCTGTAGCTTTATTTTTAGGTGTTGTCTTTTTTATTGTTTTTGTAGAACAGGGATTCAATTCTTGGCTGCCTTCTTTTTACAAAAACCATCTGAAAGTCAATTCTTTTTTTGCTCTTCAGGCAACTTCTTTCCTCTCCATTTTTTCTTATGCCGGAAGAACGGCTACCGCCAATATTATCAAAAGATTTCCGTTGCCAAGATACTATATCACATGCATGACTCTGATTATCGCACTGCTCGTCATTATAGTAGGCATACAGTATTTTGACTCCAAAGATTCCAGACTGCTTCTTTTTTTATTTCCGGTTATTGGCCTGTTCCTTTCGCCGCTCTACCCTGTCATCAACTCAAGAATGATTGCGCAGGTGGATAAAGATAAAATTAACCTGTTTACATCCCTAATTGTGATTTTTTCATCTCTGGGCAGCTCTGTAAGTTCAATTATTATGGCCATTTTATTCGAAAAACAATTATTAAATTACTATCCATTATACATCTTATCCTCTGTAATTCTGCTTTTTGTGATTAGTTTAATATATTTTACTGTCACAAATAGAAAATAG
- a CDS encoding SusC/RagA family TonB-linked outer membrane protein, whose protein sequence is MNVRISRSVGVVAVLYFTANFSAQTTKAKDTLAKENKIDEVVVIGYGTQKKSNVTGAIASIKASDIENIPSGKPEQVLQGRAAGVSVVTNSGQPGAAATVRVRGITSFGAGSNSPLWVVDGIVVDNIGWLNQSDIESIEVLKDGASAAIYGVSAAKGVILVTTKKGKKGKLTLSYNGFYGFSNASKKLDLLDATQYAKIINEGFVNDGGAPRFTNPESLGKGTDWQDAIFGTGEKSSHEVSITGGNEKSTYYTSFGYFDQSGIVMSDISYYKRINARFNSTHKVTDYLTLGQTFAYTHVKSQGVSANEEFGGPLASAVNLDPTTPVVVTDWSMVDPSGYTNPYIIRDPNGNPYGISKYVNQEMTNPQAFRYLQQGNYNWSDDFVGNVFAELKFLEHFTFKSSLNGKKSYWGSRAFTPKYYLSPNYNNTSFNSLNKVDENKFEWSMENTLTYQNKFGDHNINIMVGQGVYRYNIAGGASLTYSNLPVDNWQDASFNFNIPQDNITATGWDGIQTRKASYFGRIIYDYADKYLFTGTIRRDGSSKFATNQHWGTFPSMSVGWNVHKENFWPENKVINNLKLRGGYGVLGNDEMDNFRFASFMVSGSNYTNSGNNIIIGYAPSTLENPNLKWEQTSQLNIAADLKVFNNFTLTADWYKKKTTDILRQINIPGYVGVPNLPWSNVGDMQSSGLELELGYKKNWEDFGISVNGNFSAIKNEVLRLEDDIQYFNLASFQTMGAISRVAVGQPYGSFYGQTYSGVFQNQAQIDNYVNANGVKLLPDAKPGDFIWQDNNGDGKIDDNDKVNLGSSIPKYTFGLTVNLNYKNFDLMMFAQGQAGNKIFQGLRRLDMLDANYQTRILDRWTGEGSTNDNPRVTRNDPNHNYSWMSNYYLQKGDYVRLKIVQLGYTIPKDVTQRFGMSKVRLYITGENLITFTKYTGYDPEIAGRNNSEQDIVGVDRAYYPQARTFLIGANIQF, encoded by the coding sequence ATGAATGTAAGAATATCAAGAAGCGTAGGAGTGGTTGCCGTCCTCTATTTTACGGCCAACTTCAGTGCCCAGACCACCAAGGCGAAGGACACACTTGCTAAAGAAAACAAAATAGACGAAGTTGTAGTCATTGGTTATGGTACTCAGAAAAAGAGTAATGTAACCGGGGCTATAGCAAGTATTAAAGCCAGCGACATAGAAAACATTCCATCTGGTAAGCCGGAGCAGGTATTACAGGGTAGAGCAGCCGGTGTTTCTGTTGTGACTAATTCCGGGCAGCCCGGTGCTGCAGCTACTGTACGCGTAAGAGGAATTACCAGTTTTGGAGCGGGAAGTAACAGTCCTTTGTGGGTAGTAGACGGTATTGTTGTAGACAATATCGGATGGCTGAATCAGTCAGATATAGAAAGTATCGAAGTCTTAAAAGATGGAGCATCAGCTGCTATCTATGGTGTTTCTGCTGCAAAAGGGGTAATTCTGGTAACTACTAAAAAAGGAAAAAAAGGAAAACTTACCCTTTCTTACAACGGATTTTATGGTTTTTCAAATGCGTCAAAAAAACTGGATCTTCTGGATGCTACGCAATATGCTAAAATCATCAATGAAGGTTTCGTTAATGACGGAGGAGCTCCAAGATTCACCAATCCGGAATCTTTAGGAAAAGGAACAGATTGGCAGGATGCTATCTTCGGAACTGGGGAAAAATCTTCTCATGAAGTAAGTATTACCGGAGGTAACGAAAAATCTACGTATTATACATCATTCGGATATTTTGATCAGTCTGGTATTGTAATGAGCGATATTTCATATTACAAAAGAATTAATGCCAGATTTAACTCAACACATAAAGTTACAGATTATCTGACACTAGGTCAAACTTTTGCCTATACTCACGTAAAGTCTCAGGGAGTAAGTGCAAATGAAGAGTTTGGAGGACCATTAGCTTCAGCGGTTAACCTTGATCCTACAACTCCAGTTGTTGTGACAGATTGGTCTATGGTAGACCCAAGTGGTTATACAAATCCATATATTATTCGTGATCCAAACGGTAACCCTTATGGAATTTCAAAATATGTAAATCAGGAAATGACTAATCCACAGGCTTTCCGTTATTTGCAGCAAGGAAATTATAACTGGTCAGATGATTTCGTAGGAAATGTTTTTGCAGAACTAAAGTTTCTTGAGCATTTCACCTTTAAATCCAGTCTGAACGGTAAGAAATCTTATTGGGGAAGCCGCGCTTTTACACCAAAATACTATTTAAGTCCTAACTATAACAATACCAGCTTCAATAGCCTGAATAAGGTGGACGAAAATAAATTTGAATGGAGTATGGAAAACACCCTAACCTATCAGAATAAGTTTGGAGATCATAATATCAATATCATGGTTGGTCAGGGAGTTTACCGATACAATATTGCTGGAGGGGCTAGCCTTACCTATAGTAATCTGCCTGTTGACAATTGGCAGGATGCTTCTTTTAACTTTAATATTCCGCAGGATAATATTACTGCAACAGGATGGGACGGGATTCAGACCCGTAAAGCATCTTATTTTGGTAGGATTATTTATGATTATGCCGACAAATATTTATTCACAGGAACAATTCGTAGAGATGGTTCTTCCAAATTTGCAACCAACCAGCATTGGGGAACTTTCCCATCTATGTCTGTTGGGTGGAATGTTCATAAAGAAAATTTCTGGCCAGAAAATAAGGTGATCAATAACTTAAAGTTAAGAGGAGGTTATGGAGTTTTAGGAAATGATGAAATGGATAATTTCAGATTTGCAAGTTTCATGGTTTCAGGAAGCAACTATACCAATTCAGGAAATAATATCATTATTGGATATGCACCCAGTACACTGGAAAATCCAAATCTGAAATGGGAACAGACCAGCCAGCTGAATATTGCAGCAGATTTGAAAGTATTCAACAATTTTACCCTTACAGCAGATTGGTACAAAAAGAAAACAACCGATATCCTTAGACAAATCAATATCCCTGGTTATGTAGGAGTTCCGAATTTACCTTGGTCAAATGTAGGAGATATGCAGAGCAGCGGATTAGAGCTTGAACTGGGCTACAAAAAGAATTGGGAAGATTTCGGGATTTCGGTTAATGGTAACTTCTCAGCTATAAAGAATGAAGTTCTTAGATTGGAAGATGATATTCAGTATTTCAATCTGGCTTCTTTCCAAACGATGGGAGCAATATCCAGAGTAGCAGTAGGACAGCCTTACGGATCGTTCTACGGGCAAACATATAGTGGTGTTTTCCAAAATCAGGCACAAATTGATAATTATGTAAATGCGAATGGAGTAAAATTACTACCTGATGCAAAACCGGGAGACTTTATCTGGCAGGATAATAACGGAGACGGAAAAATTGACGACAATGATAAAGTAAACCTGGGAAGCTCTATACCGAAATATACTTTCGGACTTACCGTGAATCTTAATTATAAGAATTTTGACCTGATGATGTTCGCACAGGGACAGGCTGGTAACAAGATTTTCCAGGGACTTAGAAGACTGGATATGCTTGATGCCAACTATCAGACAAGAATTTTAGACAGATGGACTGGTGAGGGATCTACCAATGATAACCCAAGAGTTACCCGTAATGATCCTAACCATAACTATTCATGGATGTCTAATTATTATCTTCAGAAAGGAGATTATGTACGTTTGAAAATCGTTCAGTTAGGCTATACCATTCCTAAAGATGTTACTCAACGTTTCGGAATGAGTAAAGTAAGGCTGTACATTACAGGAGAAAACCTGATCACTTTTACAAAATACACAGGGTATGATCCGGAAATTGCAGGAAGAAATAATTCTGAACAGGATATTGTGGGTGTAGACAGAGCTTACTATCCACAGGCAAGAACATTCCTGATAGGTGCAAATATTCAATTTTAA
- a CDS encoding NUDIX hydrolase, with the protein MKIKDTKSKETLRELIDTKDFVAHISVDCTIFGFHNNILKVLLLKYHDLDLWSLPGGFVFNDEDLREAAERVLYERTHLKGLFLKQFHTFGRIDRTENNVHQILLQNKGITVPEDHWIFQRFVTVGYCSLIDFSLTDTFPDAFNESCEWFEVNKLPKMAFDHDRIIETGLEYLRMNINTEVAASNLLPEKFTMKDLQALYETILGQKFRRNNFQRKILSLNILDRMEKLYDGSANKAPYLYKFKTEVHNSTNQYPISNDEES; encoded by the coding sequence ATGAAAATCAAAGACACAAAAAGTAAAGAAACGCTTCGGGAACTTATCGATACTAAAGATTTCGTAGCGCATATTTCTGTTGACTGTACCATATTCGGCTTTCATAATAATATTCTGAAAGTTTTGCTTTTAAAATATCATGATCTTGACCTGTGGTCGCTTCCCGGTGGTTTTGTTTTCAATGACGAAGACCTCAGAGAAGCTGCTGAAAGAGTTTTGTATGAAAGAACGCACCTTAAAGGTTTATTTTTGAAACAGTTTCATACATTTGGAAGGATAGACCGTACAGAAAACAACGTTCATCAGATTCTTCTTCAAAATAAAGGAATCACTGTTCCTGAAGATCACTGGATCTTTCAGCGCTTTGTGACGGTAGGCTACTGCAGCCTTATTGATTTTTCATTAACAGATACTTTTCCTGATGCTTTCAATGAAAGCTGCGAATGGTTTGAAGTGAATAAATTACCCAAGATGGCATTCGACCATGACAGAATTATAGAAACCGGTCTGGAATACCTGAGAATGAACATCAATACGGAAGTGGCAGCAAGTAACCTGCTTCCGGAAAAGTTTACAATGAAGGATCTTCAGGCTCTTTATGAAACCATTTTAGGTCAGAAATTCAGAAGAAATAACTTTCAGCGAAAAATTTTAAGTTTAAATATCCTTGACAGAATGGAAAAGCTGTATGACGGCTCTGCCAATAAAGCGCCTTATCTGTATAAATTTAAAACTGAAGTTCATAATTCTACCAATCAGTATCCCATCTCAAATGATGAGGAGTCATAA
- a CDS encoding RagB/SusD family nutrient uptake outer membrane protein yields the protein MKNKNFIYKGLAVAFLTGLSFTNMGCSDSYLDDVQNSGSFNTDLYFQNEQQSFSALVSVYDLLRKYSGGFENTVTFFNAGSDDFYSGGGNSNDGAGIQGLNNYMINPNTMPASYWRDYYQGIARANLLIERVPGANMSDDLKKRYIAEAKVLRSLYYFELLRMFGNIPLILKSVKFDDNYWNIPQANPSDVYTQIEGDINAAIPDLMMVSSGNDRGRITQGTARAILGKIYLYDKKMPQAAAQFAEVNGTPGGTSQYGYKLVANYADLFKVGPELSDPYKFSTESILEVMHTNKGNSDWGFWGQGKDEGNSINVMVGPRSYSLTNIPNNDAPDIYSGWAFNTVTENFVTFMQGDPRLDVTVFNAKKLVTEGKVTYSPAFADTGYFLNKYLPTNALKSSLPGPAELNFRQNYIAIRLADTYLMEAEALGGAGARAQALLDAVRTRVGLASVPVSLQAIKDERRRELAGEGHRWFDLVRWGDAPSKLAFKGFKANKNEILPIPFNELPNTALKQNPGY from the coding sequence ATGAAAAATAAGAATTTTATATATAAAGGACTTGCGGTAGCATTTTTGACAGGTCTGAGTTTTACCAATATGGGCTGTAGTGATTCCTATCTGGATGATGTACAGAATTCAGGATCTTTTAATACTGATTTGTATTTTCAGAATGAGCAACAGTCTTTCAGTGCTTTGGTTTCAGTATACGATCTATTAAGAAAATATTCCGGTGGATTCGAAAATACCGTTACTTTCTTTAATGCAGGTTCTGATGATTTCTATTCCGGAGGAGGAAACTCAAATGATGGGGCAGGTATTCAGGGACTGAACAACTATATGATTAACCCGAATACAATGCCAGCCAGCTACTGGAGAGATTATTATCAGGGTATAGCACGTGCTAACCTTTTAATAGAAAGAGTGCCGGGAGCTAATATGAGTGATGATCTTAAGAAAAGATATATTGCAGAAGCAAAAGTTCTTCGTTCTTTATATTATTTCGAATTGCTAAGAATGTTTGGAAATATTCCTTTGATTCTTAAGTCCGTAAAATTTGATGATAACTATTGGAATATTCCACAAGCTAATCCAAGTGATGTATATACTCAGATAGAAGGTGACATCAATGCTGCCATTCCGGATCTGATGATGGTATCAAGCGGGAATGATAGAGGAAGAATCACACAGGGAACAGCCAGAGCTATTTTAGGTAAAATCTATCTTTATGATAAAAAAATGCCTCAGGCAGCAGCACAGTTTGCTGAGGTAAACGGTACTCCTGGTGGAACCAGCCAATATGGATATAAACTGGTAGCCAATTATGCAGACTTATTTAAGGTAGGTCCTGAATTATCAGATCCCTATAAATTTTCAACAGAATCTATCCTGGAAGTAATGCATACCAATAAAGGAAACTCCGATTGGGGATTCTGGGGACAGGGAAAAGATGAGGGGAATTCTATTAATGTAATGGTAGGGCCACGTTCTTATTCATTAACCAATATTCCGAATAATGATGCACCGGATATCTATTCTGGCTGGGCGTTTAATACCGTTACAGAAAACTTTGTTACTTTTATGCAGGGTGATCCAAGGTTAGATGTGACAGTTTTCAATGCAAAAAAACTGGTAACAGAAGGTAAGGTTACTTACAGCCCGGCTTTTGCAGATACAGGATATTTCTTAAATAAATATTTACCTACGAATGCTTTAAAAAGCTCACTTCCAGGACCAGCAGAGCTTAATTTCCGTCAGAATTATATTGCGATAAGACTAGCAGATACTTATCTCATGGAAGCGGAAGCTTTAGGGGGAGCAGGGGCTAGAGCTCAGGCTTTATTAGATGCAGTAAGAACAAGAGTTGGATTAGCATCGGTTCCGGTTTCATTGCAGGCCATTAAAGATGAAAGAAGAAGAGAACTTGCAGGAGAGGGGCACAGATGGTTTGATCTTGTAAGATGGGGTGATGCTCCATCTAAGCTTGCTTTCAAAGGGTTTAAAGCCAATAAGAACGAAATTCTTCCAATTCCGTTCAATGAATTGCCGAATACAGCTTTAAAACAAAATCCTGGTTACTAA
- a CDS encoding glycoside hydrolase family 30 protein, translating to MKFHNLYSFFRGAALLSGVALFPLSCTSVMSNKGNEVQYWLTKGDESVKLQQQTPVKFVNNANSFQNIEIDDAQKFQYVDGFGYTLTGGSVEVINRLSPPKRKALLAELFGNDKNSISISYLRLSIGASDLDGEVFSYDDLPEGQTDASLSKFSLEKDKALIAMLKEILSINPKIKIIAAPWSAPVWMKDNGKSKGGSLKPEFYGTYAQYFVKYIQGMKKEGITIDAVTPQNEPLHPGNNPSLYMPSEQQGDFIKNHLGPVFKANGIATKIVVYDHNCSKPEYAINILKDAEADKYIDGSAFHLYEGEISALSTVHDAFPNKNLYFTEQWTGSKGTFTEDLNWHTKNVIIGSMRNWSKIALEWNLANDPKFAPHTDGGCTECKGAITVSDSENFTRNVSYYIIAHASKFVPAGSQRIASTQTDKLSTAAFKTQFGKIVLIVQNDNKEDENFNIKFAGKTAAVTISGRSTATYIF from the coding sequence ATGAAGTTTCACAACTTATATAGTTTCTTTAGAGGTGCCGCACTACTTAGTGGTGTGGCACTTTTTCCTTTATCATGTACATCAGTAATGTCCAATAAAGGAAATGAAGTACAGTACTGGCTTACAAAAGGCGATGAAAGTGTAAAATTACAGCAGCAGACTCCGGTTAAATTTGTAAATAATGCCAACAGCTTTCAGAATATTGAAATTGATGATGCTCAGAAGTTTCAATATGTTGATGGTTTTGGATATACATTAACAGGAGGAAGTGTTGAGGTAATTAATAGGCTTTCTCCTCCCAAAAGAAAAGCACTGCTTGCCGAACTTTTCGGAAATGATAAAAATTCAATCTCCATCAGCTATCTGAGATTAAGCATAGGTGCATCTGATCTTGATGGTGAAGTATTTTCATACGATGATCTTCCTGAAGGACAAACCGATGCCTCTCTTTCGAAATTCAGTCTGGAAAAAGATAAAGCGTTGATTGCTATGTTGAAAGAGATTTTATCAATCAATCCTAAAATTAAAATCATTGCTGCTCCGTGGTCCGCTCCGGTTTGGATGAAAGACAACGGAAAATCAAAAGGAGGCAGCTTAAAACCTGAATTCTATGGAACCTACGCACAATATTTTGTAAAATACATTCAGGGAATGAAAAAAGAAGGCATTACCATTGATGCCGTAACTCCTCAGAATGAGCCTTTACACCCGGGAAATAATCCTAGTTTATATATGCCGTCTGAGCAGCAGGGAGATTTTATCAAAAATCATCTTGGTCCGGTTTTTAAAGCCAATGGAATTGCCACCAAAATTGTTGTTTATGATCACAATTGCAGCAAACCTGAATATGCTATTAATATTTTAAAAGACGCAGAAGCCGACAAATATATAGACGGTTCAGCTTTTCATTTGTATGAAGGAGAAATCTCTGCATTAAGTACGGTACATGATGCCTTTCCCAATAAAAACTTATACTTTACTGAACAATGGACAGGATCAAAAGGAACTTTTACTGAAGACCTGAACTGGCATACAAAAAATGTAATTATCGGTTCTATGAGAAACTGGAGCAAAATTGCTCTGGAATGGAACCTGGCCAACGATCCGAAATTTGCACCACATACAGATGGTGGATGTACAGAATGTAAAGGAGCCATTACTGTTTCCGACAGTGAGAATTTCACCAGAAATGTTTCCTACTATATTATTGCCCACGCTTCAAAATTTGTTCCTGCAGGATCTCAGCGTATCGCTTCCACACAGACGGATAAACTATCCACAGCTGCTTTTAAGACTCAATTTGGGAAAATAGTCTTAATTGTTCAGAATGACAATAAAGAAGATGAAAATTTTAATATTAAATTTGCCGGAAAAACCGCTGCTGTAACAATTTCAGGACGTTCTACAGCAACTTATATTTTTTAA
- a CDS encoding acyl-CoA dehydrogenase family protein produces MSYYPLTSIPDYYGIDALLTEEHKLIRQSVRDWVESFVMPQIDQAAQNHTDLPNLMRELGKIGALGPYIPVEYGGSGLDQISYGLIMQELERGDSAVRSAASVQSSLVMFPINEFGSEEQKKKYLPKLAAGEMIGSFGLTEPNHGSDPGSMETYFKDMGDHYLLNGAKMWITNSPLCDIAVVWAKNEEGKVQGLIVERGMAGFTTPETHNKWSLRASKTGELVFNNVKVPKENLLPGVTGLKGPLSCLNSARYGISWGVIGAAIDCHCTAVQYAKERNQFGKPIGSYQLQQKKLAEFLTEITKAQLLCLQLGNLKNAHKATPAQISMAKRNNVKMAIDIARESRQILGGMGIMGEFPMMRHAANLESVITYEGTHDVHLLITGLDITGINAF; encoded by the coding sequence ATGTCATATTATCCTCTTACGAGCATCCCTGATTATTACGGAATTGATGCTTTACTTACTGAAGAACACAAACTAATCCGCCAATCTGTAAGAGACTGGGTTGAAAGTTTTGTAATGCCGCAGATAGATCAGGCCGCTCAAAATCATACAGACTTACCTAATCTTATGAGAGAATTGGGGAAAATTGGAGCTTTAGGGCCTTATATTCCGGTTGAGTATGGCGGTTCAGGATTAGACCAGATTTCTTACGGTCTGATTATGCAGGAATTGGAAAGAGGAGATTCTGCAGTACGTTCTGCTGCTTCGGTACAGAGCTCTTTGGTGATGTTCCCTATTAATGAATTCGGTTCTGAGGAACAGAAAAAGAAATATCTTCCTAAGCTTGCTGCCGGAGAAATGATCGGATCTTTTGGATTAACAGAGCCTAACCACGGTTCAGACCCGGGTTCTATGGAAACTTATTTTAAAGATATGGGAGATCATTATCTTTTGAATGGGGCTAAAATGTGGATCACCAACTCTCCTCTTTGCGACATTGCAGTAGTATGGGCAAAAAACGAGGAAGGAAAAGTACAGGGATTAATCGTTGAAAGAGGAATGGCAGGTTTCACTACTCCTGAAACACACAATAAATGGAGCTTAAGAGCTTCCAAAACCGGAGAGCTGGTATTCAATAATGTAAAAGTCCCGAAAGAAAACCTTCTTCCTGGAGTAACAGGACTAAAAGGACCTCTTTCTTGTCTGAACTCTGCAAGATATGGAATTTCATGGGGGGTAATTGGTGCGGCAATTGACTGCCACTGTACAGCTGTTCAATATGCTAAAGAAAGAAATCAGTTTGGAAAACCAATTGGTTCTTACCAGCTTCAGCAGAAAAAATTAGCTGAATTCTTAACAGAGATCACAAAAGCTCAGTTATTATGTCTTCAGTTAGGAAACCTTAAAAACGCCCACAAAGCAACTCCGGCTCAAATCTCAATGGCAAAACGTAACAACGTGAAAATGGCAATTGACATCGCAAGAGAATCAAGACAGATCCTTGGCGGCATGGGAATCATGGGTGAGTTCCCAATGATGAGACACGCAGCGAACCTGGAATCTGTAATTACTTATGAAGGAACGCATGACGTACATTTGTTAATCACAGGTTTAGATATTACAGGAATTAACGCATTCTAA